The following DNA comes from Mucisphaera calidilacus.
TCTCCTCGTAGCGGAAGGTGAGTTTCCGGGGGTCATAGGACGAGAAGCCGGCGACGTGGCCGTCAGCGAACAGGACGTTCAGTGACCCCTGGTGGTGCGGCTTCCAGAACGCCCCGGGGTTGCGGATGTTGTCCGGGACGATGGGCGAGTTGCTCCAGACCAGACACTCCTGCGTGTAGTCGTCCTTGTCCGCGTCCACTTCATCGAACCGGCGGTTCAGGTCGCCCCCCATGACAAAGGCAGACGTCTGATGAATTCGCCTGCGGTCTGTCGGCTCCCAGCGGAACTGAGCAAACTCCGCCGGACGGTTCTTGATCTTGTCGATGTACGCAGCGTTGCCCGAGAGGAAGTAGTGGTACCCCGAGATGTCCTCGCCGTTGCTGTTGGTGGTGTCGATCTCGATGGGATAGCTGGGGCAGCCCGCGTACCAGTACTCGTCGTCCGAGATGTAGGTCGAGAGCTGCTGCATCCAGGCGTACATCCCCGAGCCCCCGGAGGTATTCGTGTCGATGCCGTCGCGCTTGTCCCAGGGGATAAACCCGCCCGCGATCGGGTACCGCTCCTTGTTGTCGTTGGCGTAGATCTCCAACGCGATCCCCACCTGCCGGATGTTGCTCGAACACTGCATCGACCGGGCCGTGTTCCGCGCCGCGCCCAGCGCCGGCAGCAGGATGCCGATGAGCAGGGCGATGATGGAGATGACCACGAGCAGTTCGATCAGCGTAAAGCCGTATGTCCCCTTGATGCGTTGCATAGTGCCTCGTCCCTCATGTTGTCGTGGCGGCCAGGCCATTCGTTACGGATGAAC
Coding sequences within:
- a CDS encoding DUF1559 family PulG-like putative transporter, which produces MQRIKGTYGFTLIELLVVISIIALLIGILLPALGAARNTARSMQCSSNIRQVGIALEIYANDNKERYPIAGGFIPWDKRDGIDTNTSGGSGMYAWMQQLSTYISDDEYWYAGCPSYPIEIDTTNSNGEDISGYHYFLSGNAAYIDKIKNRPAEFAQFRWEPTDRRRIHQTSAFVMGGDLNRRFDEVDADKDDYTQECLVWSNSPIVPDNIRNPGAFWKPHHQGSLNVLFADGHVAGFSSYDPRKLTFRYEEMGYWRDDANPDFDFPTFDQSDADSG